The genomic segment TCGAGCAGCGCGATCGGCAGGTCGCGCCCGCCGCTGACCGCCACCAGACGCTTGCGTGCCTGATAGCCGCCGAGGGTGCCGAGCACCGCGCCGATGATGCCGGCCCCGAGCGCGGTGAAGGTCCAGTGCGGCCACGCGCCCAGCGCCGCGCCCGCGAGCCCGCCCATCAGGAGCCGGGCCGCGAAGACCGGTGGCGCCGTCCGCGGCGGCGTCTTGGGCAGCTTGTCGTTCACCAGTTCGCCGACGGCCAGCACGCTGAAGATGACGACCGTGATGATGTTGCCCATCCACGATGCCCAGGTGCCGTGCAGGTCGATCCAGCCGAGGTACGCGGCCCACGCGACCACCGCGGGAGCCGTCAGGGAGCGCAACCCGGCGACAACGCCAATCAGCAAAGCCAGCAACAAAACAAGGACATGTGTCACGGCGACCCTCCTGGGGATGAACAGTGCGGCAACCTAAGAGGGGGCGGCCGTACGGGTCCCCATCCTCTAGCCGGACGCTAACACAGCCGGGGCCGGGCTGGTGAGATCAGAATCGGCAGAACCTGATATCGGAAGCCAGGATCGCTTTGGCACCGATGGCCGCGAGCTCGTCCATGATCTCGTTGACGCCCCGACGCGGCACCAGCGCACGGATCGCGACCCAGTCCGGGTCGGCGAGCGGGGCGATGGTCGGTGACTCCAGACCCGGCGTGATCGACGTCGCCTTGTCCAGCACCGAGCGCGGGCAGTCGTAGTCGAGCATCAAATACTGTTGCCCGAACACCACACCCTGAATCCGGGCGACCAGCTGATCGCGTGCCGCCTGCTGTGCGCCGTCGCGGTCCGCGGCGGCGCGCTCGATCAGCACCGCCTCCGAATCACACAGCGGCTCACCGAAGGCCACCAGATCGTGCAGGCTCAGGGTGCGCCCGGACCCGACCACGTCGGCGATCGCGTCGGCCACGCCGAGTTGCACCGAAATCTCCACGGCGCCGTCGAGCCTGATGACGGTTGCTTCAATTCCCCTGTCCGCCAGATCTTTTCGCACTAGATTCGGGTAGGCGGTGGCAATCCGCTTGCCGGCCAGATCGGCCGTCGTCCAGTCGAGCCCGGCCGGTCCCGCATAGCGGAAGCTGGACGACCCGAAACCCAGCGCCAGGCGCTCTCGCACCGGCGCATCGGAGTCGAGCACGAGGTCGCGTCCGGTGATGCCGAAGTCGAGCTGTCCCGAACCGACGTAGATGGCAATGTCTTTGGGCCGCAAGAAGAAGAACTCGACCTGGTTGGCGCGGTCGATGACGGTGAGGTCTTTGGAATCGGTGCGCCGCCGGTAGCCGGCCTCCGAGAGGATCTCACTGGCCGGCTCGCTCAGCGTGCCCTTGTTCGGTACGGCGACTCGCAACATGCTCATAGCTTCCGATAGACGTCGTCGAGGGACAGTCCACGCGCGATCATCAGCACCTGCGCCCAATACAGCAACTGGCTGATCTCTTCGGCCAATGCGTCGTTGGATTCGTGCTCGGCAGCCAGCCACACCTCGCCGGCCTCTTCCAGGATCTTCTTGCCCAGCCCATGAATCCCGCCGTCGAGCGCGGCGACCGTCGCACTGCCGGCCGGTCGGGTGCGGGCACGATCGCCGAGCTCGGCGAACAGATCCTCGAATGTCTTCACGGCCAGCGATTGTTTCACGAGGCGGCGAGCAAAGTCACCTCGGTTTCTCGAGGTGACGACGCCGACCGGCGATCCCGAAGCCCCACAGGCTGTTTCGCGGTGCGCAGAACCGTTAGCCGAACCCGGCGAGCGTGGTGCGCAGCGCATCCTCCAATTGGACATTGAACGGTCCGTTCGGGGCGGCATCCGGGTTCAGCCAGCGGTCGAGGACGAATTTGACTGTGGCCAAACTCGTGTGAACCAGCAGAGCGGGTCGGACGTCGGCCTTTGCATCGACCTTTGCATCGGCCTTTTCATCGGCCTTCGCATCGACCTTTGCATCGGCCTTCGCATCGAGGCCCAAGCGGCAAGCGACCTGCTCGAGGAACTTATCGCGATCGGTCTCGCTGACCAGCGCCGTTTTACTCAACAGGTGTGGCGCGGTGGCGATGGCACGGCGCCAGGTATCCAAATTGTCGAGTTCATCCGCATCGCGGGCACGTGTGACGAATACCTGAATCAATGCCTCAACGGCCGACTCGGCAGGCGGTCTCGCGCTGTACGAACGAACGATTTCGCCGATCGCCGCCCGGACGGGATCGACCAGCAGGCCTTCTTTTGTGGGCGCATGCCGGAAATAGGTACTGATAGAAATTCCGGCGGCCGCGGCGATCTCCTCGGTAGTGACGGCATCGAATCCGTGCTCGGCGAAAAGCTCGAACGCGGTGTGCTGGATCTGTGTGAGCAATTCCGCGCGGCGCCGGTCCCGCAATGAGCCGGTGTTTGCTGAGGGCATGCCCATAACCTTCGTCGAGCTGACATTCCAACGCGTCGGTGCCGTCCGGTGACGATCGCAGGTGAGTGACTCTACACTATTGAAAGTCCCTATCAAGTAGGCTAGTGTGACTCAGCACACACCGAGAACCGCAGTTCACAGAGCCCCGTGACACTATCTTTATGCAGATGCGTTGCACGGCACCCGGCCCCTCCTGTTCTGCACTCGAGAACTTATTGGTGGGGGGAACGCCAATGGAGGCGGCAGCTGGTGCGCAATGACCGGTAGATCAGGTTTGCTGGACCGACTACCGGTGGCGCGCCGATGACGACCCGAGAAGACGGCGTCATCGCCATCCAGAACTGGTCCGTCGGCTACGTCAAACGTCATCCGATCGCATCGCTTACGACCGTCGGCGAGCAGTTCGTCCTTGGCGTGCGCACCATTCAGTACTTCTTTTTCGACCTCGTGACGGGCCGATTTCAATGGCAGGAGTTTGTTCGCCAGGGTGCGTTCATGGCGGGCACCGCGGTATTGCCGACGATTCTGGTGTCATTGCCGATCAGCGTCACCCTGTCCATTCAATTCGCCCTGCTCGCCGGGCAAGTGGGTGCCACCTCGCTGGCCGGCGCGGCCAGCGGTCTGGCCGTCATCCGGCAAGGCGCGTCGCTGGTCGCCGCCGTGTTGATGGCCTCCGCGGTCGGTTCGGCGATCACCGCCGACCTGGGGTCACGAACCATGCGCGAGGAAACCGACGCGATGGAGGTGATGGGCGTATCGGTGATCCGCCGCCTGGTGGTGCCGCGCTTTGCCGCGGCGATCAT from the Mycobacterium lentiflavum genome contains:
- a CDS encoding MlaE family ABC transporter permease codes for the protein MTTREDGVIAIQNWSVGYVKRHPIASLTTVGEQFVLGVRTIQYFFFDLVTGRFQWQEFVRQGAFMAGTAVLPTILVSLPISVTLSIQFALLAGQVGATSLAGAASGLAVIRQGASLVAAVLMASAVGSAITADLGSRTMREETDAMEVMGVSVIRRLVVPRFAAAIMIGVALTGVVCFVGFFASYMFNVYFQNGAPGSFVSTFASFATTDDMILALVKAVIFGAIVAVVSAQKGLSTVGGPTGVANSVNAAVVEAILLLMIVNVAISQLYIMLVPRTGL
- a CDS encoding DUF4126 domain-containing protein, translated to MTHVLVLLLALLIGVVAGLRSLTAPAVVAWAAYLGWIDLHGTWASWMGNIITVVIFSVLAVGELVNDKLPKTPPRTAPPVFAARLLMGGLAGAALGAWPHWTFTALGAGIIGAVLGTLGGYQARKRLVAVSGGRDLPIALLEDAVAILGGFAIAALTGHVLTEYLISAVK
- a CDS encoding TetR/AcrR family transcriptional regulator, which encodes MPSANTGSLRDRRRAELLTQIQHTAFELFAEHGFDAVTTEEIAAAAGISISTYFRHAPTKEGLLVDPVRAAIGEIVRSYSARPPAESAVEALIQVFVTRARDADELDNLDTWRRAIATAPHLLSKTALVSETDRDKFLEQVACRLGLDAKADAKVDAKADEKADAKVDAKADVRPALLVHTSLATVKFVLDRWLNPDAAPNGPFNVQLEDALRTTLAGFG
- the hisG gene encoding ATP phosphoribosyltransferase; amino-acid sequence: MLRVAVPNKGTLSEPASEILSEAGYRRRTDSKDLTVIDRANQVEFFFLRPKDIAIYVGSGQLDFGITGRDLVLDSDAPVRERLALGFGSSSFRYAGPAGLDWTTADLAGKRIATAYPNLVRKDLADRGIEATVIRLDGAVEISVQLGVADAIADVVGSGRTLSLHDLVAFGEPLCDSEAVLIERAAADRDGAQQAARDQLVARIQGVVFGQQYLMLDYDCPRSVLDKATSITPGLESPTIAPLADPDWVAIRALVPRRGVNEIMDELAAIGAKAILASDIRFCRF
- a CDS encoding phosphoribosyl-ATP diphosphatase, with the translated sequence MKQSLAVKTFEDLFAELGDRARTRPAGSATVAALDGGIHGLGKKILEEAGEVWLAAEHESNDALAEEISQLLYWAQVLMIARGLSLDDVYRKL